One Staphylococcus ratti DNA segment encodes these proteins:
- the glpK gene encoding glycerol kinase GlpK: MGKYILSIDQGTTSSRAILFDEKAEIVGVAQREFKQHFPKSGWVEHDANEIWTSVLSVLASVLNENNVRASEIAGIGITNQRETTVVWDKHTGRPIYNAIVWQSRQTQAICEQLKKDGHEAEFRKKTGLLLDPYFSGTKVKWILDHVDGAREKAEKGDVLFGTIDSWLVWKLSGGQTHVTDYSNASRTLMYNIHELKWDEELLALLDVPKAMLPEVKPSSEVYGETIDYHFFGQKVPIAGIAGDQQAALFGQACFEKGDVKNTYGTGGFMLMNTGEEAVASEHGLLTTIAYGLDGKVNYALEGSIFVSGSAIQWLRDGLRMINSAPQSEDYAKRVDSTDGVYVVPAFVGLGTPYWDSEARGAIFGLTRGTEKEHFIRATLESLCYQTRDVIEAMAQDSGIEVNSLRVDGGAVKNNFLMQFQADLLNVSVERPEINETTALGAAYLAGIATGFWKNKDEVGNNWKLEKSFEPQMDEKDADKLYKGWQKAVEATKVFKLDEA; the protein is encoded by the coding sequence ATGGGAAAATATATTTTATCAATTGATCAAGGAACAACAAGTTCTAGAGCAATTTTATTTGACGAAAAAGCAGAAATTGTAGGTGTTGCACAACGTGAATTTAAGCAACATTTTCCAAAATCAGGATGGGTTGAACATGACGCTAATGAAATTTGGACCTCTGTATTATCTGTACTTGCATCAGTGCTCAACGAAAATAATGTGAGAGCATCTGAAATTGCAGGCATTGGAATTACGAACCAACGTGAAACAACAGTAGTTTGGGATAAGCATACAGGCCGCCCTATTTATAATGCGATTGTGTGGCAATCTCGTCAAACTCAAGCAATTTGTGAACAACTTAAAAAAGATGGACACGAAGCTGAATTCCGTAAGAAAACAGGTTTATTACTTGACCCGTATTTTTCAGGAACTAAAGTAAAATGGATTTTAGACCATGTGGATGGGGCGCGTGAAAAGGCTGAAAAAGGTGATGTGCTATTTGGTACTATCGATTCTTGGCTCGTTTGGAAATTATCAGGTGGCCAAACGCATGTCACGGATTATTCAAATGCGAGTCGTACATTAATGTATAACATCCATGAATTAAAATGGGACGAGGAATTATTAGCATTACTTGACGTTCCTAAAGCGATGTTACCTGAAGTTAAACCATCAAGTGAAGTTTATGGTGAAACGATTGATTATCACTTCTTTGGACAAAAAGTACCGATTGCTGGTATTGCGGGTGACCAACAAGCAGCATTGTTTGGGCAAGCATGTTTTGAAAAAGGTGATGTTAAAAACACTTATGGTACAGGCGGTTTCATGTTAATGAATACTGGTGAAGAAGCGGTAGCTTCTGAACATGGTCTTCTGACGACAATTGCTTACGGATTAGACGGTAAAGTGAATTATGCACTTGAAGGTTCTATTTTTGTTTCTGGATCGGCTATACAGTGGTTACGTGATGGCTTAAGAATGATTAATTCTGCACCACAATCTGAAGATTATGCTAAACGTGTAGACTCGACTGACGGTGTATATGTCGTACCTGCATTTGTAGGTTTAGGAACACCATATTGGGATTCTGAAGCACGTGGTGCAATCTTTGGTTTAACGCGTGGTACAGAAAAAGAACATTTTATTCGCGCAACGCTAGAATCGTTATGTTATCAAACACGTGATGTCATTGAAGCAATGGCTCAAGATTCAGGTATTGAAGTGAATAGTTTACGCGTCGATGGTGGTGCAGTTAAAAACAATTTCTTAATGCAGTTCCAAGCAGACCTTCTGAATGTTTCAGTAGAACGTCCAGAAATTAATGAGACGACAGCGTTAGGTGCAGCATATCTCGCGGGTATCGCGACGGGATTCTGGAAAAACAAAGATGAAGTAGGCAACAATTGGAAATTAGAAAAATCGTTTGAACCACAAATGGACGAGAAAGATGCTGACAAACTTTACAAAGGTTGGCAAAAAGCAGTAGAAGCAACAAAAGTCTTTAAGTTAGACGAAGCATAA
- a CDS encoding MIP/aquaporin family protein: MNIYLAEFVGTAILLLMGGGVVANVVLRKSKGEGADWIVIAIGWGLAVTLGIYAVGNFSGAHLNPAVTLAFAVTGDFPWSQVPGFILAQTLGGMVGGILTWLTYLPHWRATEDKEAKLGVFATAPAIRNYTANFITEIIGTAVLTSALLFIGTNKFTDGLNPVIVGLLIVGIGVSLGGPTGYAINPARDLGPRIAHAILPIHGKGHSDWQYAIVPILGPITGGILGAVLYRLFFQSAFDVWTIVAVILLVGTLVLGSILNKKIKHKDFGAI; the protein is encoded by the coding sequence ATGAATATCTACTTAGCTGAGTTTGTCGGAACGGCGATACTCCTATTAATGGGTGGAGGCGTTGTTGCGAACGTAGTTTTACGTAAATCTAAAGGTGAAGGTGCGGACTGGATTGTTATTGCAATTGGTTGGGGTTTAGCCGTAACTTTAGGCATTTACGCAGTTGGTAATTTCTCAGGTGCACATCTAAACCCTGCTGTAACATTAGCCTTCGCAGTGACAGGTGATTTTCCTTGGTCTCAAGTACCTGGCTTTATTCTTGCTCAAACTTTAGGCGGAATGGTCGGCGGTATTTTAACTTGGCTTACATATTTACCACATTGGCGTGCTACTGAAGACAAAGAAGCCAAATTAGGTGTTTTTGCGACTGCACCAGCAATTCGCAACTATACTGCTAACTTTATTACAGAAATTATTGGTACAGCTGTACTCACATCTGCATTGTTATTTATTGGGACAAACAAATTTACAGACGGGTTAAATCCTGTTATCGTTGGTTTACTCATTGTTGGTATTGGTGTGAGTCTTGGTGGGCCAACAGGTTATGCGATTAACCCGGCGCGTGATCTAGGGCCACGTATCGCACATGCGATTTTACCTATTCATGGCAAAGGACACAGTGATTGGCAATATGCGATCGTACCGATTTTAGGACCAATTACAGGTGGTATTTTAGGCGCGGTTCTATATCGTTTGTTTTTCCAAAGTGCGTTTGACGTTTGGACAATTGTAGCGGTCATTTTACTTGTAGGCACTTTAGTATTAGGTAGCATTTTAAACAAAAAAATCAAACATAAAGATTTCGGTGCAATTTAA
- a CDS encoding S66 peptidase family protein — MIKPKKLKKGDTIAIVSPSSGLAGEHNIRWRTEEGMRRIEQMGYRVKVMPNALKSIQWNYEHPKARAESLMAAFQDDSVQAILCTIGGNESVRIIPFLEAETIKQNPKIFIGYSDITALHLYLNSLGLTTFYGPAVLTDFAENGGNDDYTMASLFNLIQNPTAFGEIKTAPYMRKCGLRWDEHLRQFEREKLAYDDFHLLNGKGEVSGPLLGGCFESLDKLRGTPYFPEIDSFCDAILFIETSEVHIPAWSFEESLRAWGLMGIFERVRGIIVGRPQDGVFKEDYDQALKKILEEFNYTDLIVMTNVCFGHNEPKATLPYGVQVTLQTHPCQIHIDESAVR; from the coding sequence ATGATTAAACCAAAAAAACTTAAAAAAGGAGATACGATCGCAATTGTTTCGCCATCTTCTGGTTTAGCTGGTGAGCATAATATACGTTGGCGTACAGAGGAAGGCATGCGTCGTATTGAACAAATGGGGTATCGCGTGAAAGTGATGCCTAATGCATTAAAGTCTATTCAATGGAATTATGAACATCCTAAAGCCCGTGCGGAATCTTTAATGGCCGCATTTCAAGATGATTCAGTTCAAGCCATTTTATGTACAATTGGCGGCAACGAATCTGTTAGAATTATCCCGTTTTTAGAGGCAGAAACAATTAAACAAAATCCTAAAATATTTATTGGCTATTCTGATATTACAGCGTTACACCTTTATTTAAATTCGTTGGGTTTAACTACATTTTACGGACCTGCCGTATTGACTGACTTTGCGGAAAATGGTGGTAATGATGATTATACAATGGCTTCACTCTTTAACCTCATTCAAAACCCTACTGCATTCGGGGAAATTAAGACCGCGCCTTACATGCGTAAATGTGGACTAAGATGGGATGAACACTTACGTCAGTTTGAAAGAGAGAAGTTAGCTTACGATGACTTTCATTTGTTGAATGGTAAAGGAGAAGTTTCTGGTCCGTTATTAGGTGGTTGCTTTGAATCATTAGATAAACTGCGTGGTACGCCTTATTTTCCAGAGATTGATTCATTTTGTGATGCTATATTGTTTATTGAAACTTCTGAAGTGCATATCCCTGCTTGGTCATTTGAGGAGTCGCTTAGAGCGTGGGGATTGATGGGAATCTTTGAGCGTGTTCGAGGCATTATTGTAGGTAGACCACAAGATGGTGTGTTTAAAGAAGACTATGACCAAGCACTCAAAAAAATATTAGAAGAATTCAATTATACGGATTTAATCGTCATGACTAATGTTTGTTTTGGACACAACGAGCCGAAAGCGACGCTTCCTTATGGTGTTCAAGTCACCCTTCAAACACACCCGTGTCAGATTCACATTGATGAATCCGCAGTGCGTTAA
- a CDS encoding glycerol-3-phosphate responsive antiterminator translates to MNPYILPAIRSMKSLEKLMRTDYKTCVLLDTHVGHLKSIMQLIEANQLQPFIHIDLIKGISHDEFACEYIIQTYKPKGIVSTKTKVIKKAKALGVITIFRVFVIDSQALERSIALIQRIEPDYVEVLPGIANKVIERIYNETGVKVIAGGLINTEHEIQEAVDSGATYVTTSEYQLW, encoded by the coding sequence GTGAATCCTTATATTTTACCTGCGATACGTTCAATGAAAAGTTTAGAAAAGCTGATGCGAACGGACTATAAAACATGTGTATTATTGGATACGCATGTAGGACATTTGAAAAGTATTATGCAGCTTATTGAAGCCAATCAATTACAACCGTTTATTCATATTGATTTGATAAAAGGTATCAGTCACGATGAATTTGCTTGTGAATATATTATTCAAACTTATAAACCTAAAGGCATTGTTTCTACAAAAACTAAGGTGATTAAAAAGGCAAAGGCATTAGGCGTGATTACGATTTTTCGTGTTTTCGTCATTGATAGTCAAGCGTTAGAACGTAGTATTGCTTTAATTCAGAGAATTGAACCTGATTATGTAGAAGTATTGCCAGGCATTGCGAATAAAGTAATTGAAAGAATTTACAATGAAACTGGGGTTAAAGTGATTGCTGGTGGTTTGATTAATACTGAGCATGAAATTCAAGAGGCTGTAGATAGTGGTGCGACCTACGTCACAACAAGTGAATATCAATTATGGTAA
- the mutL gene encoding DNA mismatch repair endonuclease MutL yields the protein MGHIKTLHTSLANKIAAGEVVERPSSVVKELLENSIDAGATEINIEVQESGIAEIRVVDNGSGIREDDLHLVFHRHATSKLVEDDDLFHIRTLGFRGEALASIASVAKVTLQTSTDGIEGHQVYAEEGKIVDQRPAKARRGTDIKVASLFYNTPARLKYIKSLYTELGKITDIVNRMAMSHPKVRISLTNDGKTILQTNGSGRTNEVMAEIYGMKVARDLVEITGETSDYRIHGFVAKPEHSRSNRHYISLFINGRYIKNFVLNKAVQEGYHTLLTIGRFPIVYLNIEMDPILVDVNVHPTKLEVRLSKEEQLYTLIVEKIRAAFKDKVLIPKNDLSSKYQPKKVLDKFEQQKMAFEQREQQTHSEHRSNAQPSSTTIHEQQTSPEHPNSTFQHERTTGDVQEETQHRKQSQDDTTPFENYEQTQRALLNEMDTPIDNLETNTELQQSEVQGKSNINDVTPKPRVPYMEVVGQVHGTYIVAQNDEGMYLIDQHAAQERIKYEYFRDKIGEVNNENQNLLIPLTFNFTKDEQMIIEDNMDELQRVGLFLEPFGGHDYIVSSYPVWFPQEDIEDMIKDMVHYVLEHRRLNIAKFREELAIMMSCKKSIKANHYLKNNEMADLIDQLREREDPFTCPHGRPIIINFTNYEIERLFKRIQ from the coding sequence ATGGGGCATATTAAAACTTTACACACCTCACTTGCTAATAAAATTGCGGCGGGTGAAGTTGTTGAAAGACCAAGTTCAGTGGTCAAAGAGTTACTTGAAAATAGTATCGATGCAGGTGCCACAGAAATTAATATTGAAGTACAAGAATCGGGTATAGCTGAAATTCGAGTGGTAGATAATGGTTCAGGTATTCGTGAAGATGATTTACATCTTGTTTTCCATCGTCATGCGACGAGTAAATTAGTTGAAGATGATGATTTGTTCCACATTCGTACACTTGGATTTCGAGGTGAAGCGCTTGCAAGTATTGCGTCTGTTGCAAAAGTAACTTTACAAACATCCACGGATGGGATTGAAGGACACCAAGTTTATGCCGAGGAAGGTAAAATTGTTGACCAAAGACCAGCAAAAGCACGAAGAGGTACCGATATTAAAGTGGCTTCACTTTTTTACAACACGCCCGCACGCTTAAAATATATTAAAAGTTTGTATACAGAGCTTGGCAAAATAACAGATATCGTTAATCGCATGGCAATGAGTCATCCGAAAGTACGCATATCTTTAACAAATGACGGTAAGACAATATTACAAACGAATGGCTCAGGGCGAACAAATGAGGTAATGGCAGAGATTTATGGCATGAAAGTGGCACGAGACCTTGTTGAAATTACTGGTGAAACGAGTGATTATCGCATCCATGGTTTTGTGGCAAAACCTGAACATTCGAGAAGTAATCGACATTATATTTCCTTGTTCATTAACGGACGTTATATTAAGAATTTTGTGCTTAATAAAGCTGTTCAAGAAGGCTATCATACGCTTTTAACAATTGGAAGATTTCCAATCGTGTATCTTAATATTGAAATGGATCCTATTTTAGTAGATGTCAATGTTCATCCGACAAAGCTAGAAGTACGTTTATCTAAAGAAGAGCAGCTGTATACGCTCATTGTTGAAAAAATACGCGCGGCATTTAAAGATAAAGTGTTAATTCCTAAAAATGATTTGAGTTCAAAATATCAACCTAAAAAGGTACTTGATAAATTTGAACAACAAAAAATGGCGTTTGAACAGCGTGAACAACAGACACATTCAGAGCATCGTTCTAATGCACAACCATCTAGCACAACAATTCATGAGCAACAAACGTCACCTGAACATCCGAATTCTACGTTTCAACATGAACGAACAACGGGAGATGTTCAAGAGGAAACGCAACATAGAAAGCAAAGTCAAGATGACACAACGCCATTCGAAAACTATGAACAAACACAAAGAGCATTGCTCAATGAGATGGACACGCCTATTGATAATCTAGAGACTAATACTGAATTGCAACAATCAGAGGTTCAAGGTAAATCTAATATAAATGATGTTACTCCAAAACCACGCGTACCTTATATGGAAGTAGTAGGCCAAGTTCACGGCACATATATTGTGGCTCAAAATGATGAAGGCATGTATTTGATTGATCAACATGCAGCCCAAGAACGTATAAAGTATGAGTATTTTAGAGATAAAATTGGCGAAGTTAATAATGAAAATCAAAATTTATTAATTCCTTTGACATTTAATTTTACAAAGGATGAGCAAATGATTATAGAAGACAATATGGATGAACTTCAACGTGTAGGTCTCTTTTTAGAGCCATTCGGCGGGCACGATTATATCGTTAGCAGTTATCCAGTTTGGTTTCCTCAAGAAGATATTGAAGACATGATTAAAGACATGGTGCATTATGTGTTAGAACATCGTCGTCTTAATATTGCAAAGTTTAGGGAAGAACTCGCCATTATGATGAGTTGTAAAAAATCGATTAAAGCCAATCATTATTTGAAAAATAACGAAATGGCAGATTTAATCGATCAACTTCGAGAAAGGGAAGATCCTTTCACATGTCCACATGGTCGTCCTATTATTATTAATTTTACAAATTACGAAATAGAACGCTTATTTAAGCGCATTCAATAA
- the mutS gene encoding DNA mismatch repair protein MutS: protein MTNVTPMMKQYLNIKSQHQDALLFFRLGDFYELFYDDAVTASRVLEITLTKRDAKKENPIPMAGVPYHSADGYIETLIQNGFKVAICEQMEDPRQVKGMVKREVVRVVTPGTLMEKGGIDESQNNYIVSFIHEDGYALSYCDVSTGELKVTHFEDESTLINEVSTIQPNEIVVNQPLTDHLKCQFSMITETVTVRENISNTTYNVNTITHANMAQAVQILLDYIFDTQKRDLSHIEEATTYQAIDYMKMDFYAKRNLELTESIRLKSKKGTLLWLMDKTKTPMGARRLKQWIDRPLIQQSEIEQRHDAVDQFLTHFIERDTLRSYLTEVYDIERLVGRVSFGNVNAKDLVQLKYSIAQIPNIKTLLQTIDSEAIAHFNALEPLDDLLATLQESLVDEPPLSVKEGGLFKEGYNAQLDEYLDASRNGKTWLAELQAKERQRTGIKSLKISFNKVFGYYIEITRANLAQFNPSEFGYERKQTLSNSERFITDELKEKEAIILGAQEKSVELEYALFTELRSYVKTFTERLQHQAKMISELDCLQSFAEIAQAYNYVRPTFSKDRTLNLKESRHPVVERVMDYNDYVPNDCYLDESEFIYLITGPNMSGKSTYMRQVAIISIMAQMGAFVPCQSATLPIFDQIFTRIGAADDLVSGKSTFMVEMLEAQNALKHATAHSLIIFDEIGRGTSTYDGLALAQAMIEYVAETSKAKTLFSTHYHELTELENALSSLKNVHVAANEYKGELIFLHKVKPGAVEHSYGIQVAKLAELPEAVISRAQVILDAFEADSATQSNEQSVNPKHLEVQESTATYANSTHEKTSNVEQATFDLFESEPTESEIELEIKRLNLSQMTPIEALVKLSEFQNKL, encoded by the coding sequence ATGACAAATGTCACGCCAATGATGAAACAATATTTAAATATTAAATCACAACACCAAGATGCTTTACTCTTTTTCCGATTAGGAGATTTTTACGAATTGTTTTATGATGACGCGGTGACAGCTTCACGCGTTCTTGAAATTACATTGACGAAGCGCGATGCTAAAAAAGAGAATCCCATACCTATGGCAGGAGTACCTTACCATTCTGCAGACGGTTACATTGAGACATTGATTCAAAATGGATTTAAAGTTGCGATTTGTGAACAAATGGAAGACCCTCGTCAAGTAAAAGGCATGGTTAAGCGTGAAGTTGTTCGTGTAGTGACGCCTGGTACATTAATGGAAAAAGGTGGCATTGATGAATCTCAAAATAATTATATTGTGAGTTTTATTCATGAGGATGGTTATGCATTAAGTTATTGCGACGTGAGTACAGGTGAATTGAAAGTCACGCACTTTGAAGATGAGAGTACATTAATAAATGAGGTTTCTACGATTCAACCTAATGAGATTGTGGTAAATCAGCCATTAACAGATCATCTTAAATGCCAATTTAGTATGATTACCGAGACAGTGACTGTGCGTGAAAATATTTCAAATACCACTTACAACGTAAATACCATCACGCATGCAAATATGGCACAAGCCGTTCAAATATTACTCGATTACATATTTGATACACAAAAACGAGATTTATCGCATATAGAAGAAGCTACGACATATCAAGCGATAGACTATATGAAAATGGATTTTTATGCGAAGCGCAATTTAGAATTAACGGAAAGTATCCGTTTAAAATCTAAAAAAGGCACATTGCTTTGGCTGATGGACAAAACGAAAACGCCGATGGGCGCACGTCGCTTGAAGCAATGGATTGACCGTCCTTTGATTCAACAATCAGAAATTGAACAACGTCATGATGCAGTGGATCAATTTTTAACACATTTTATTGAAAGAGATACACTGAGAAGTTATTTAACTGAAGTGTATGATATTGAACGATTAGTTGGACGTGTAAGTTTTGGAAATGTAAACGCTAAGGATCTGGTTCAGTTAAAATATTCCATTGCCCAAATCCCCAATATTAAGACATTGCTTCAAACGATTGATTCTGAAGCGATTGCACATTTTAATGCATTAGAACCGCTAGATGATTTACTAGCTACACTACAAGAAAGTTTAGTAGATGAGCCTCCTTTATCAGTAAAAGAAGGCGGTTTATTCAAAGAAGGCTACAATGCGCAATTAGATGAGTATTTAGATGCATCACGCAATGGAAAGACATGGCTTGCTGAACTTCAAGCTAAAGAGCGCCAACGCACAGGTATTAAATCGTTGAAAATTAGCTTCAATAAAGTATTTGGCTATTATATTGAAATTACGCGAGCGAATTTAGCTCAATTTAATCCTAGTGAATTTGGCTATGAACGTAAGCAAACATTATCTAATTCAGAACGTTTTATCACAGATGAGTTGAAAGAAAAAGAAGCGATTATTCTAGGTGCTCAAGAAAAATCAGTTGAATTAGAATATGCACTATTTACAGAGTTAAGAAGTTATGTCAAAACTTTTACAGAACGCTTACAGCATCAGGCTAAAATGATTTCTGAGTTGGATTGTTTACAAAGCTTTGCAGAAATTGCGCAAGCCTATAATTATGTGAGACCGACGTTTAGTAAAGATCGCACATTAAACTTAAAAGAATCTCGCCACCCTGTTGTAGAACGTGTAATGGATTACAATGATTATGTACCAAATGATTGTTATTTAGATGAATCAGAATTTATTTATTTAATTACAGGCCCTAACATGTCGGGGAAATCGACGTATATGCGTCAAGTGGCAATTATTAGTATTATGGCGCAAATGGGTGCCTTTGTACCATGTCAATCCGCGACGTTACCGATTTTTGATCAAATTTTCACACGTATTGGGGCGGCCGATGATCTTGTCTCTGGTAAAAGTACATTTATGGTTGAAATGCTAGAGGCACAAAATGCTTTAAAACATGCGACTGCACATAGTCTAATTATTTTTGATGAGATTGGTAGAGGAACATCGACTTATGACGGTTTAGCTCTTGCTCAAGCGATGATTGAATATGTTGCCGAAACGTCTAAAGCAAAAACGTTGTTTTCAACGCACTACCATGAATTGACAGAACTTGAAAACGCATTGTCAAGTTTGAAAAACGTACACGTAGCCGCTAATGAGTACAAAGGGGAATTAATTTTTTTACACAAAGTGAAACCAGGAGCTGTAGAACATAGTTATGGTATTCAAGTGGCAAAACTTGCGGAATTACCTGAGGCAGTGATTTCACGTGCTCAAGTGATATTAGATGCTTTTGAAGCGGATTCAGCAACACAATCAAATGAGCAATCCGTTAATCCGAAGCATCTCGAAGTACAAGAATCAACAGCAACTTATGCAAATTCAACTCATGAAAAAACATCTAACGTTGAACAAGCAACGTTTGATTTGTTTGAAAGTGAACCAACAGAAAGCGAAATTGAGTTGGAAATAAAACGTTTAAATCTATCACAAATGACCCCGATTGAAGCATTAGTGAAATTAAGTGAATTTCAAAACAAATTATAA
- the thiW gene encoding energy coupling factor transporter S component ThiW — protein MNTRKLTLTALFIAVNVILSTVIVIPIGPIKAAPVQHFVNVLSVVILGPWFGLAQAFLSSLIRVLLGTGTPFAFPGSMIGVLLASLFYYVNKHLFVASIGEVIGTGIIGSLVCLPLAWVLGLDGVLIKPLMATFVLSSFIGATLSYILLLMLKKRNRLPDLNQKSKK, from the coding sequence ATGAATACGAGAAAGCTCACTTTAACCGCATTATTTATTGCAGTAAATGTTATATTAAGCACCGTTATTGTCATTCCTATTGGGCCAATTAAAGCTGCACCAGTGCAACATTTTGTGAATGTTTTAAGTGTCGTTATTCTCGGCCCTTGGTTCGGACTTGCACAAGCTTTTTTATCTTCCCTAATACGAGTGTTATTAGGCACAGGGACACCTTTTGCCTTCCCAGGAAGTATGATTGGTGTTTTATTGGCAAGTTTATTTTATTATGTGAATAAACATTTATTTGTCGCATCTATCGGTGAAGTAATCGGGACTGGCATTATCGGAAGTTTAGTTTGTCTTCCACTTGCCTGGGTACTTGGATTAGACGGTGTATTAATCAAGCCACTTATGGCTACATTTGTGCTTTCAAGTTTTATTGGAGCAACGCTCAGTTATATCTTGTTATTAATGTTAAAAAAGCGGAATCGTTTACCGGATTTAAATCAAAAATCTAAAAAATAA
- a CDS encoding YlbF family regulator produces the protein MFTKEAILHHATQLSNDIQALEAIRNYRQIEAQIHRHPQIAQYMDDLKQNQKHSVNFQSYNKPIAYQRSEEKIASIQSEIDAFPIVTQFRQSQEEANETLHLIVETLATRLQER, from the coding sequence ATGTTTACTAAAGAAGCGATTTTGCATCATGCAACACAATTGAGTAATGACATACAAGCTTTAGAGGCGATCCGAAATTATCGTCAAATAGAAGCTCAAATTCATCGGCATCCGCAAATTGCACAGTATATGGATGATTTAAAACAAAATCAAAAGCACTCTGTCAATTTTCAAAGTTATAATAAACCAATCGCATATCAACGTTCAGAAGAAAAGATTGCAAGTATTCAATCTGAAATTGATGCTTTTCCAATCGTGACGCAGTTTCGTCAATCACAAGAAGAAGCAAACGAAACGTTACACCTGATTGTTGAAACGCTAGCAACAAGATTGCAAGAACGTTAG